A region of Betta splendens chromosome 13, fBetSpl5.4, whole genome shotgun sequence DNA encodes the following proteins:
- the trpc4b gene encoding short transient receptor potential channel 4b isoform X1 translates to MMLTSCCCSTSYNRLPPRCFSAQTRTKPSVEQREHALLYYQYFIGATSRTASLLLPQTAAAMSQLYYKKADNSSYRDRIPLRIVRAESELSPMERAYLGAVEKGDYASVKQALEEAEIYFRININCVDPLGRTALLIAIENENLEIIELLLSYNVYVGDALLHAIRKEVVGAVELLLNHKKPRGEKQVPPILLDKQFSDFTPDITPIILAAHTNNYQIIKLLVQRGVSIPQPHAVRCNCVECVSSVDVDGLRHSRSRLNIYKALASPSLIALSSEDPFLTAFQLSWELRELSTVENEFKSEYEELSHMCKQFAKDLLDQTRSSKELEIILNYRDDINPLLDENTNDLARVKLAIKYSQKEFVAQPNCQQLLASRWYDEFPGWRRRHWAGKLITCVFIGLLFPLLSILYLITPKSRYGLFIRKPFVKFICHTASYLTFLFLLFLASQHIASAPPNCQGPAPTAVEWVILPWVLGFIWTEIKQMWDSGFQDYIEDWWNLMDFIMNSLYLATISLKIVAYVKYHGPKERSSWEMWHPTLVAEALFAIANIFSSLRLICLFTANSHLGPLQISLGRMLLDILKFLFIYCLVLLAFANGLNQLYFYYETQGSLNCKGIRCLQQNNAFTTLFETVQSLFWSIFGLISLHVTNVDPKHEFTEFVGSTMFGTYNVISLVVLLNMLIAMMNNSYQHIADHADIEWKFARTKLWMSYFEEGGTLPSPFNILPSPKSVFYLFKWIKTHLFKRPSRNRCKCFEMLGRRAAENVRLSHEYQNVLKNLMKRYVAAMIRDAKTAEGLTEENFKELKQDISSFRYEVLGMMRGKSPGWSSSTLAYPGNSFKYSPKLPIEDPQQKLYVFDAFSATLQRGAANSSSSACTSRRANSLVVPPSSETAQRELSKDVPVVGALQRQSRRLSHKCDEIHSLPEEDKLGSGEQNKDKCHTDKVIVDVLKKVERDVQEADRTEHTQEVKNGPRIEYKN, encoded by the exons ATGATGCTGACTTCATGCTGTTGCTCTACCTCCTACAACAGGCTGCCACCACGA TGCTTCTCCGCACAGACCAGGACTAAACCCTCAGTGGAGCAACGGGAGCACG CTTTATTGTATTACCAATACTTTATTGGTGCCACAAGCCGGACcgcgtctctcctcctgcctcagaCCGCCGCAGCGATGTCACAGCTGTATTACAAGAAAGCCGACAACTCGTCCTACCGGGACCGCATCCCTCTGCGCATCGTGCGCGCCGAGTCGGAGCTGTCTCCCATGGAGAGGGCCTACCTGGGGGCTGTGGAGAAGGGGGACTACGCCAGCGTCAAACAGGctctggaggaggctgagatCTACTTCAGGATCAACATTAACTGCGTGGACCCGCTGGGACGCACGGCCCTGCTCATCGCCATAGAAAACGAGAACCTGGAGATCAtcgagctgctgctcagctacAACGTGTACGTGGGCGATGCCCTGCTGCACGCCATCCGCAAGGAGGTGGTGGGggccgtggagctgctgctcaaccACAAGAAGCCACGTGGGGAGAAACAG GTCCCACCGATTCTGCTGGACAAACAGTTTTCAGACTTCACTCCGGACATCACCCCCATCATCCTCGCGGCCCACACTAACAACTACCAGATCATCAAGCTGCTGGTGCAGAGAGGCGTCTCCATACCTCAGCCGCACGCCGTGCGCTGCAACTGCGTGGAGTGCGTGTCCAGCGTGGACGTGGACGGCCTGCGACACTCGCGCTCGCGCCTCAACATCTACAAGGCGCTCGCCAGCCCCTCTCTCATCGCCCTGTCCAGCGAGGACCCGTTCCTCACGGCTTTTCAGCTCAGCTGGGAGCTGAGGGAGCTCAGCACGGTAGAGAACGAGTTCAAGTCTGAATACGAGGAGCTGTCGCATATGTGCAAACAATTTGCAAAGGATCTCTTGGACCAAACCAGGAGCTCTAAAGAGTTGGAGATAATCCTTAATTATCGGGACGACATCAATCCTCTGCTGGATGAGAATACTAATGATCTGGCCCGAGTGAAGCTCGCTATCAAATATTCCCAAAAGGAG TTTGTTGCTCAGCCCAactgtcagcagctcctggcctCTCGCTGGTATGATGAGTTTCCAGGCTGGAGGCGGCGTCACTGGGCAGGAAAGCTCATCACCTGTGTCTTCATTggcctcctcttccccctcttGTCCATCCTGTACCTGATCACGCCAAAGAGCCGCTACGGCTTATTCATCCGCAAGCCCTTCGTCAAGTTCATCTGTCACACCGCTTCCTACCTGaccttcctgttcctgctcttCTTGGCCTCGCAGCACATCGCGTCAGCACCCCCGAACTGTCAGGGCCCGGCACCAACTGCTGTGGAGTGGGTGATTCTGCCCTGGGTGCTTg GCTTTATATGGACAGAGATCAAACAGATGTGGGATAGTGGTTTCCAAGACTACATAGAGGACTGGTGGAATCTAATGGATTTTATAATGAACTCCTTATATCTTGCAACTATTTCTCTGAAGATTGTTGCATATGTGAAG TATCACGGGCCCAAAGAGAGAAGCAGCTGGGAAATGTGGCACCCGACTTTGGTGGCAGAGGCCCTGTTTGCCATTGCCAACATTTTCAGCTCCTTGCGCCTCATTTGTCTCTTCACTGCTAATTCCCATCTGGGCCCCTTGCAGATCTCACTGGGCCGCATGCTCCTAGACATCCTCAAGTTTCTGTTCATCTACTGTCTAGTGCTTCTAGCGTTTGCCAACGGCCTCAACCAGCTCTACTTTTATTATGAGACACAAGGTTCCTTGAATTGCAAGGGCATCCGCTGCCTTCAGCAAAACAATGCCTTCACAAC GCTGTTTGAGACAGTACAGTCATTATTCTGGTCAATATTTGGCCTGATTTCCCTCCATGTGACCAATGTGGACCCAAAACACGAATTCACCGAATTTGTGGGCAGCACCATGTTTGGCACATACAACGTCATCTCCCTGGTGGTGCTTCTAAACATGCTCATTGCAATGATGAATAACTCCTACCAACACATTGCT GATCATGCAGATATTGAGTGGAAATTTGCAAGAACTAAACTGTGGATGAGTTATTTTGAAGAGGGGGGTACTTTGCCCTCTCCTTTTAATATACTACCGAGTCCAAAGTCAGTTTTTTATCTATTCAAatggataaaaacacatttgttcaagAGACCAAGCAGAAACCGTTGCAAATGCTTTGAGATGTTGGGG AGACGTGCAGCTGAAAACGTGAGATTAAGCCACGAGTATCAa AATGTTTTGAAGAACCTCATGAAGCGCTACGTTGCTGCGATGATCAGAGATGCCAAGACCGCGGAGGGGTTAACCGAGGagaatttcaaa GAGCTCAAGCAGGATATCTCCAGCTTCCGCTATGAGGTGCTGGGGATGATGAGGGGTAAATCTCCGGGCTGGTCAAGCTCCACCTTGGCTTACCCTGGAAACTCGTTCAAATATTCCCCGAAGTTGCCCATTGAAGACCCTCAGCAGAAGCTGTATGTGTTTGATGCATTCTCCGCTACCCTGCAACGTGGAGCTGCcaactcctccagctctgcctgcacCAGCAGACGAGCCAATAGCCTGGTTGTTCCGCCCAGTAGTGAAACGGCTCAGCGTGAGCTATCAAAGGACGTCCCAGTCGTCGGAGCCCTCCAGCGACAATCCAGACGCCTCTCTCATAAATGTGATGAAATACATTCATTGCCAGAGGAAGATAAATTAGGATCTGgcgaacaaaacaaagacaaatgtcaTACTGACAAAGTCATTGTGGACGTCTTAAAGAAAGTGGAGAGGGACGTTCAGGAGGCTGAccgcacagaacacacacaggaagtgaaaaaTGGGCCCAGGATAGAATATAAGAACTAA
- the trpc4b gene encoding short transient receptor potential channel 4b isoform X3 produces MMLTSCCCSTSYNRLPPRCFSAQTRTKPSVEQREHALLYYQYFIGATSRTASLLLPQTAAAMSQLYYKKADNSSYRDRIPLRIVRAESELSPMERAYLGAVEKGDYASVKQALEEAEIYFRININCVDPLGRTALLIAIENENLEIIELLLSYNVYVGDALLHAIRKEVVGAVELLLNHKKPRGEKQFVAQPNCQQLLASRWYDEFPGWRRRHWAGKLITCVFIGLLFPLLSILYLITPKSRYGLFIRKPFVKFICHTASYLTFLFLLFLASQHIASAPPNCQGPAPTAVEWVILPWVLGFIWTEIKQMWDSGFQDYIEDWWNLMDFIMNSLYLATISLKIVAYVKYHGPKERSSWEMWHPTLVAEALFAIANIFSSLRLICLFTANSHLGPLQISLGRMLLDILKFLFIYCLVLLAFANGLNQLYFYYETQGSLNCKGIRCLQQNNAFTTLFETVQSLFWSIFGLISLHVTNVDPKHEFTEFVGSTMFGTYNVISLVVLLNMLIAMMNNSYQHIADHADIEWKFARTKLWMSYFEEGGTLPSPFNILPSPKSVFYLFKWIKTHLFKRPSRNRCKCFEMLGRRAAENVRLSHEYQNVLKNLMKRYVAAMIRDAKTAEGLTEENFKELKQDISSFRYEVLGMMRGKSPGWSSSTLAYPGNSFKYSPKLPIEDPQQKLYVFDAFSATLQRGAANSSSSACTSRRANSLVVPPSSETAQRELSKDVPVVGALQRQSRRLSHKCDEIHSLPEEDKLGSGEQNKDKCHTDKVIVDVLKKVERDVQEADRTEHTQEVKNGPRIEYKN; encoded by the exons ATGATGCTGACTTCATGCTGTTGCTCTACCTCCTACAACAGGCTGCCACCACGA TGCTTCTCCGCACAGACCAGGACTAAACCCTCAGTGGAGCAACGGGAGCACG CTTTATTGTATTACCAATACTTTATTGGTGCCACAAGCCGGACcgcgtctctcctcctgcctcagaCCGCCGCAGCGATGTCACAGCTGTATTACAAGAAAGCCGACAACTCGTCCTACCGGGACCGCATCCCTCTGCGCATCGTGCGCGCCGAGTCGGAGCTGTCTCCCATGGAGAGGGCCTACCTGGGGGCTGTGGAGAAGGGGGACTACGCCAGCGTCAAACAGGctctggaggaggctgagatCTACTTCAGGATCAACATTAACTGCGTGGACCCGCTGGGACGCACGGCCCTGCTCATCGCCATAGAAAACGAGAACCTGGAGATCAtcgagctgctgctcagctacAACGTGTACGTGGGCGATGCCCTGCTGCACGCCATCCGCAAGGAGGTGGTGGGggccgtggagctgctgctcaaccACAAGAAGCCACGTGGGGAGAAACAG TTTGTTGCTCAGCCCAactgtcagcagctcctggcctCTCGCTGGTATGATGAGTTTCCAGGCTGGAGGCGGCGTCACTGGGCAGGAAAGCTCATCACCTGTGTCTTCATTggcctcctcttccccctcttGTCCATCCTGTACCTGATCACGCCAAAGAGCCGCTACGGCTTATTCATCCGCAAGCCCTTCGTCAAGTTCATCTGTCACACCGCTTCCTACCTGaccttcctgttcctgctcttCTTGGCCTCGCAGCACATCGCGTCAGCACCCCCGAACTGTCAGGGCCCGGCACCAACTGCTGTGGAGTGGGTGATTCTGCCCTGGGTGCTTg GCTTTATATGGACAGAGATCAAACAGATGTGGGATAGTGGTTTCCAAGACTACATAGAGGACTGGTGGAATCTAATGGATTTTATAATGAACTCCTTATATCTTGCAACTATTTCTCTGAAGATTGTTGCATATGTGAAG TATCACGGGCCCAAAGAGAGAAGCAGCTGGGAAATGTGGCACCCGACTTTGGTGGCAGAGGCCCTGTTTGCCATTGCCAACATTTTCAGCTCCTTGCGCCTCATTTGTCTCTTCACTGCTAATTCCCATCTGGGCCCCTTGCAGATCTCACTGGGCCGCATGCTCCTAGACATCCTCAAGTTTCTGTTCATCTACTGTCTAGTGCTTCTAGCGTTTGCCAACGGCCTCAACCAGCTCTACTTTTATTATGAGACACAAGGTTCCTTGAATTGCAAGGGCATCCGCTGCCTTCAGCAAAACAATGCCTTCACAAC GCTGTTTGAGACAGTACAGTCATTATTCTGGTCAATATTTGGCCTGATTTCCCTCCATGTGACCAATGTGGACCCAAAACACGAATTCACCGAATTTGTGGGCAGCACCATGTTTGGCACATACAACGTCATCTCCCTGGTGGTGCTTCTAAACATGCTCATTGCAATGATGAATAACTCCTACCAACACATTGCT GATCATGCAGATATTGAGTGGAAATTTGCAAGAACTAAACTGTGGATGAGTTATTTTGAAGAGGGGGGTACTTTGCCCTCTCCTTTTAATATACTACCGAGTCCAAAGTCAGTTTTTTATCTATTCAAatggataaaaacacatttgttcaagAGACCAAGCAGAAACCGTTGCAAATGCTTTGAGATGTTGGGG AGACGTGCAGCTGAAAACGTGAGATTAAGCCACGAGTATCAa AATGTTTTGAAGAACCTCATGAAGCGCTACGTTGCTGCGATGATCAGAGATGCCAAGACCGCGGAGGGGTTAACCGAGGagaatttcaaa GAGCTCAAGCAGGATATCTCCAGCTTCCGCTATGAGGTGCTGGGGATGATGAGGGGTAAATCTCCGGGCTGGTCAAGCTCCACCTTGGCTTACCCTGGAAACTCGTTCAAATATTCCCCGAAGTTGCCCATTGAAGACCCTCAGCAGAAGCTGTATGTGTTTGATGCATTCTCCGCTACCCTGCAACGTGGAGCTGCcaactcctccagctctgcctgcacCAGCAGACGAGCCAATAGCCTGGTTGTTCCGCCCAGTAGTGAAACGGCTCAGCGTGAGCTATCAAAGGACGTCCCAGTCGTCGGAGCCCTCCAGCGACAATCCAGACGCCTCTCTCATAAATGTGATGAAATACATTCATTGCCAGAGGAAGATAAATTAGGATCTGgcgaacaaaacaaagacaaatgtcaTACTGACAAAGTCATTGTGGACGTCTTAAAGAAAGTGGAGAGGGACGTTCAGGAGGCTGAccgcacagaacacacacaggaagtgaaaaaTGGGCCCAGGATAGAATATAAGAACTAA
- the trpc4b gene encoding short transient receptor potential channel 4b isoform X2, with the protein MSQLYYKKADNSSYRDRIPLRIVRAESELSPMERAYLGAVEKGDYASVKQALEEAEIYFRININCVDPLGRTALLIAIENENLEIIELLLSYNVYVGDALLHAIRKEVVGAVELLLNHKKPRGEKQVPPILLDKQFSDFTPDITPIILAAHTNNYQIIKLLVQRGVSIPQPHAVRCNCVECVSSVDVDGLRHSRSRLNIYKALASPSLIALSSEDPFLTAFQLSWELRELSTVENEFKSEYEELSHMCKQFAKDLLDQTRSSKELEIILNYRDDINPLLDENTNDLARVKLAIKYSQKEFVAQPNCQQLLASRWYDEFPGWRRRHWAGKLITCVFIGLLFPLLSILYLITPKSRYGLFIRKPFVKFICHTASYLTFLFLLFLASQHIASAPPNCQGPAPTAVEWVILPWVLGFIWTEIKQMWDSGFQDYIEDWWNLMDFIMNSLYLATISLKIVAYVKYHGPKERSSWEMWHPTLVAEALFAIANIFSSLRLICLFTANSHLGPLQISLGRMLLDILKFLFIYCLVLLAFANGLNQLYFYYETQGSLNCKGIRCLQQNNAFTTLFETVQSLFWSIFGLISLHVTNVDPKHEFTEFVGSTMFGTYNVISLVVLLNMLIAMMNNSYQHIADHADIEWKFARTKLWMSYFEEGGTLPSPFNILPSPKSVFYLFKWIKTHLFKRPSRNRCKCFEMLGRRAAENVRLSHEYQNVLKNLMKRYVAAMIRDAKTAEGLTEENFKELKQDISSFRYEVLGMMRGKSPGWSSSTLAYPGNSFKYSPKLPIEDPQQKLYVFDAFSATLQRGAANSSSSACTSRRANSLVVPPSSETAQRELSKDVPVVGALQRQSRRLSHKCDEIHSLPEEDKLGSGEQNKDKCHTDKVIVDVLKKVERDVQEADRTEHTQEVKNGPRIEYKN; encoded by the exons ATGTCACAGCTGTATTACAAGAAAGCCGACAACTCGTCCTACCGGGACCGCATCCCTCTGCGCATCGTGCGCGCCGAGTCGGAGCTGTCTCCCATGGAGAGGGCCTACCTGGGGGCTGTGGAGAAGGGGGACTACGCCAGCGTCAAACAGGctctggaggaggctgagatCTACTTCAGGATCAACATTAACTGCGTGGACCCGCTGGGACGCACGGCCCTGCTCATCGCCATAGAAAACGAGAACCTGGAGATCAtcgagctgctgctcagctacAACGTGTACGTGGGCGATGCCCTGCTGCACGCCATCCGCAAGGAGGTGGTGGGggccgtggagctgctgctcaaccACAAGAAGCCACGTGGGGAGAAACAG GTCCCACCGATTCTGCTGGACAAACAGTTTTCAGACTTCACTCCGGACATCACCCCCATCATCCTCGCGGCCCACACTAACAACTACCAGATCATCAAGCTGCTGGTGCAGAGAGGCGTCTCCATACCTCAGCCGCACGCCGTGCGCTGCAACTGCGTGGAGTGCGTGTCCAGCGTGGACGTGGACGGCCTGCGACACTCGCGCTCGCGCCTCAACATCTACAAGGCGCTCGCCAGCCCCTCTCTCATCGCCCTGTCCAGCGAGGACCCGTTCCTCACGGCTTTTCAGCTCAGCTGGGAGCTGAGGGAGCTCAGCACGGTAGAGAACGAGTTCAAGTCTGAATACGAGGAGCTGTCGCATATGTGCAAACAATTTGCAAAGGATCTCTTGGACCAAACCAGGAGCTCTAAAGAGTTGGAGATAATCCTTAATTATCGGGACGACATCAATCCTCTGCTGGATGAGAATACTAATGATCTGGCCCGAGTGAAGCTCGCTATCAAATATTCCCAAAAGGAG TTTGTTGCTCAGCCCAactgtcagcagctcctggcctCTCGCTGGTATGATGAGTTTCCAGGCTGGAGGCGGCGTCACTGGGCAGGAAAGCTCATCACCTGTGTCTTCATTggcctcctcttccccctcttGTCCATCCTGTACCTGATCACGCCAAAGAGCCGCTACGGCTTATTCATCCGCAAGCCCTTCGTCAAGTTCATCTGTCACACCGCTTCCTACCTGaccttcctgttcctgctcttCTTGGCCTCGCAGCACATCGCGTCAGCACCCCCGAACTGTCAGGGCCCGGCACCAACTGCTGTGGAGTGGGTGATTCTGCCCTGGGTGCTTg GCTTTATATGGACAGAGATCAAACAGATGTGGGATAGTGGTTTCCAAGACTACATAGAGGACTGGTGGAATCTAATGGATTTTATAATGAACTCCTTATATCTTGCAACTATTTCTCTGAAGATTGTTGCATATGTGAAG TATCACGGGCCCAAAGAGAGAAGCAGCTGGGAAATGTGGCACCCGACTTTGGTGGCAGAGGCCCTGTTTGCCATTGCCAACATTTTCAGCTCCTTGCGCCTCATTTGTCTCTTCACTGCTAATTCCCATCTGGGCCCCTTGCAGATCTCACTGGGCCGCATGCTCCTAGACATCCTCAAGTTTCTGTTCATCTACTGTCTAGTGCTTCTAGCGTTTGCCAACGGCCTCAACCAGCTCTACTTTTATTATGAGACACAAGGTTCCTTGAATTGCAAGGGCATCCGCTGCCTTCAGCAAAACAATGCCTTCACAAC GCTGTTTGAGACAGTACAGTCATTATTCTGGTCAATATTTGGCCTGATTTCCCTCCATGTGACCAATGTGGACCCAAAACACGAATTCACCGAATTTGTGGGCAGCACCATGTTTGGCACATACAACGTCATCTCCCTGGTGGTGCTTCTAAACATGCTCATTGCAATGATGAATAACTCCTACCAACACATTGCT GATCATGCAGATATTGAGTGGAAATTTGCAAGAACTAAACTGTGGATGAGTTATTTTGAAGAGGGGGGTACTTTGCCCTCTCCTTTTAATATACTACCGAGTCCAAAGTCAGTTTTTTATCTATTCAAatggataaaaacacatttgttcaagAGACCAAGCAGAAACCGTTGCAAATGCTTTGAGATGTTGGGG AGACGTGCAGCTGAAAACGTGAGATTAAGCCACGAGTATCAa AATGTTTTGAAGAACCTCATGAAGCGCTACGTTGCTGCGATGATCAGAGATGCCAAGACCGCGGAGGGGTTAACCGAGGagaatttcaaa GAGCTCAAGCAGGATATCTCCAGCTTCCGCTATGAGGTGCTGGGGATGATGAGGGGTAAATCTCCGGGCTGGTCAAGCTCCACCTTGGCTTACCCTGGAAACTCGTTCAAATATTCCCCGAAGTTGCCCATTGAAGACCCTCAGCAGAAGCTGTATGTGTTTGATGCATTCTCCGCTACCCTGCAACGTGGAGCTGCcaactcctccagctctgcctgcacCAGCAGACGAGCCAATAGCCTGGTTGTTCCGCCCAGTAGTGAAACGGCTCAGCGTGAGCTATCAAAGGACGTCCCAGTCGTCGGAGCCCTCCAGCGACAATCCAGACGCCTCTCTCATAAATGTGATGAAATACATTCATTGCCAGAGGAAGATAAATTAGGATCTGgcgaacaaaacaaagacaaatgtcaTACTGACAAAGTCATTGTGGACGTCTTAAAGAAAGTGGAGAGGGACGTTCAGGAGGCTGAccgcacagaacacacacaggaagtgaaaaaTGGGCCCAGGATAGAATATAAGAACTAA